A window from Micromonospora terminaliae encodes these proteins:
- a CDS encoding YciI family protein, whose protein sequence is MAQYLMSVLNDTSALATAEEMAAIDVFNEQLQADGHWVFAGGLTSPDTATVVDGRDGEPVFTDGPYVESKEHVVGFWIVEAPHLDVALRLAALGSKHCNRRVELRPFAG, encoded by the coding sequence ATGGCGCAGTACCTGATGTCCGTTCTGAACGACACGTCCGCCCTCGCCACCGCGGAGGAGATGGCCGCGATCGACGTCTTCAACGAACAGCTGCAGGCCGACGGCCACTGGGTCTTCGCCGGCGGTCTCACGTCGCCGGACACGGCCACCGTGGTGGACGGCCGGGACGGCGAGCCGGTGTTCACCGACGGTCCCTACGTGGAGTCGAAGGAGCACGTCGTCGGCTTCTGGATCGTCGAAGCGCCCCACCTCGACGTGGCGCTCCGGCTCGCCGCCCTCGGGTCGAAGCACTGCAACCGGAGGGTCGAGCTCCGGCCGTTCGCGGGTTGA